A stretch of Sulfitobacter sp. THAF37 DNA encodes these proteins:
- a CDS encoding protein-disulfide reductase DsbD domain-containing protein has product MIRHLASALALCLATALPGLAQDGIGTPVTAEILPGWVKPDGTRVAAIRFALAPGWKTYWRAPGDAGIPPHFDWTGSDNLRGVGITWPAPQVFREGGVLTIGYKDELVLPVTLAPGDAGQPMRLEGTLDIGVCSDICVPQRLQVAALLDHAQRTPSPPIAAALAARAFSGAEGGVRSATCALRPTADGMQIEARLDMPSTGRNELVVIEPGQPGVWASETNSSRKGRTLTATGDLVANAGGALAIDRSRITITVLGDRQAVEIRGCTSG; this is encoded by the coding sequence ATGATCAGACACCTCGCATCCGCCCTGGCCCTCTGCCTGGCGACCGCCCTGCCCGGCCTTGCACAGGACGGCATCGGCACGCCCGTCACCGCTGAAATCCTGCCCGGCTGGGTCAAGCCCGACGGCACCCGCGTCGCGGCCATCCGCTTTGCCCTGGCGCCGGGATGGAAGACCTACTGGCGCGCGCCCGGCGACGCGGGCATCCCGCCGCATTTCGACTGGACCGGTTCGGACAACCTGCGCGGCGTGGGGATCACCTGGCCCGCCCCGCAGGTCTTCCGCGAGGGCGGCGTGCTGACGATCGGCTACAAGGACGAACTGGTGCTGCCCGTCACCCTCGCCCCGGGCGATGCGGGCCAGCCGATGCGGCTGGAGGGGACGCTCGACATCGGCGTGTGCAGCGACATCTGCGTGCCGCAACGACTGCAGGTCGCGGCACTGCTTGATCACGCGCAGCGCACGCCATCCCCCCCGATCGCCGCGGCACTGGCGGCGCGCGCCTTCTCCGGCGCCGAAGGCGGGGTCCGCTCGGCCACCTGTGCCTTGCGCCCGACTGCCGACGGGATGCAGATCGAAGCCAGGCTGGACATGCCGTCCACCGGCCGGAACGAACTGGTGGTGATCGAACCCGGCCAGCCCGGTGTCTGGGCAAGCGAGACCAACAGCAGCCGCAAGGGCCGCACACTGACCGCGACCGGGGACCTTGTGGCGAACGCGGGCGGCGCATTGGCGATTGACCGGTCGCGGATCACGATCACCGTGCTGGGCGACCGTCAGGCGGTGGAAATCCGCGGCTGCACCTCGGGTTAG